One Ananas comosus cultivar F153 linkage group 1, ASM154086v1, whole genome shotgun sequence DNA window includes the following coding sequences:
- the LOC109718072 gene encoding transcription factor MYB46-like produces MRKPDSQVKNGPSNANLGNMANIGAGKLRKGLWSPEEDDKLMSYMLSNGQGCWSDVARNAGLQRCGKSCRLRWINYLRPDLKRGAFSPQEEELIIHLHSILGNRWSQIAARLPGRTDNEIKNFWNSTIKKRLKNSSPSSSNQSGSSESKILVEGLVGINKHKSISMRMDSLSSSSSSSMKSFPVSTYDLLPFPGEGSGMTAISDYYFQEPKGLIQVVELQENYYGDHGLSFEKSLMGGGGGGGCELFVPPLMSESVEENPTNNNCRDTTVITIGDECLDRNTSDITKINGDNNSNNIVGSGMYWEGENIRVGEWDLENLMKDVSPFPFLDFQVE; encoded by the exons ATGAGAAAGCCGGATTCTCAGGTGAAGAACGGCCCTAGCAACGCCAACCTCGGCAACATGGCCAATATTGGAGCTGGCAAGCTGAGGAAAGGGTTGTGGTCGCCAGAGGAGGATGACAAGTTGATGAGCTACATGCTCAGCAATGGCCAGGGATGCTGGAGCGACGTCGCCAGGAATGCGGGGCTGCAGAGGTGCGGCAAGAGCTGCAGGCTCCGGTGGATCAACTACTTGCGGCCCGATCTTAAGCGCGGGGCTTTCTCCCCCCAGGAAGAGGAGCTCATCATCCACTTGCATTCCATTCTTGGCAatag GTGGTCTCAAATTGCGGCGCGCTTGCCAGGGCGCACTGATAATGAGATAAAGAACTTCTGGAATTCGACCATCAAAAAGAGGCTGAAGAACTCCTCGCCGTCGTCTTCAAACCAAAGTGGATCTTCCGAATCTAAAATATTGGTTGAGGGATTAGTCGGCATAAACAAGCACAAAAGCATAAGCATGCGCATGGACTCGCTGTCATCTTCCTCCTCATCCTCAATGAAAAGCTTTCCTGTGAGCACCTATGACCTCTTGCCATTTCCGGGTGAGGGTAGCGGCATGACCGCAATAAGCGATTACTACTTCCAAGAACCAAAAGGTCTAATCCAAGTAGTTGAATTACAGGAAAATTACTATGGTGATCATGGATTGTCCTTTGAGAAAAGTCtcatgggaggaggaggaggaggaggatgtgAGCTTTTTGTCCCCCCTCTAATGAGTGAAAGTGTTGAAGAGAACCCAACTAACAACAACTGCAGAGACACAACAGTAATCACCATTGGTGATGAGTGCTTGGATAGGAATACTAGTGATATTACTAAGATAAATGGTgacaataatagtaataatattgTTGGGAGTGGGATGTATTGGGAGGGTGAGAACATCAGGGTGGGAGAGTGGGACTTGGAGAACTTGATGAAGGATGTCTCTCCTTTCCCTTTCCTTGATTTCCAAGTTGAATGA